The Sulfurimonas sp. genome includes a window with the following:
- a CDS encoding aminotransferase class I/II-fold pyridoxal phosphate-dependent enzyme — MNNFEEYCTQFVQSVGNKEGAVSPAITSSASFAYGDPETAEGIFNASVKKPLYSRMGNPTTAKLESVMAQMDGGIGAVATSSGMGAITLATMSLLSSGDEIISVGGLFGGTYSLFNETLTRFGITTHFLDVDDLDGIKTKINENTKIIFCESVGNPNMKLPEIKKIADIANSAGVVLIVDNTITPMSIKPLELGADIAVYSTTKIISGNSSALGGCAVFRAINDGDDKFKTARYKDLHKFIDKMGKMALIPNAKKRALRDFGMSASAHASYQTLLGLETLALRMDRVVKSVEIVASALDTAGLKINHPSLKSSDQNAKYKELFKNGCGTLLTIDMCTKEKAYEFLNKTKLATLTANIGDSRTLALHMASTIYSDFNQEQREFLGITDGLIRISIGLENPQDIIDDFIKAAL, encoded by the coding sequence ATGAACAATTTTGAAGAATATTGTACCCAATTTGTACAAAGCGTTGGAAACAAAGAAGGAGCAGTTAGTCCTGCTATAACGTCATCTGCTTCTTTTGCTTATGGAGATCCAGAAACTGCTGAGGGTATTTTTAATGCAAGCGTCAAAAAACCACTTTATTCACGTATGGGAAATCCAACAACTGCTAAATTAGAGAGTGTTATGGCTCAGATGGACGGTGGAATCGGCGCTGTAGCTACAAGTAGTGGAATGGGAGCTATAACTTTAGCTACTATGAGTTTGTTATCTTCTGGAGATGAGATCATATCCGTAGGTGGATTATTTGGCGGTACTTACTCTCTTTTTAATGAAACATTGACACGTTTTGGTATTACTACGCACTTTTTAGATGTTGATGACCTTGATGGGATCAAAACTAAAATAAATGAAAATACAAAAATAATTTTTTGTGAAAGTGTTGGGAATCCTAACATGAAACTTCCTGAGATTAAAAAAATAGCTGATATTGCAAACTCTGCAGGAGTAGTTTTAATAGTAGACAATACAATTACACCGATGAGTATAAAACCGCTTGAACTAGGTGCAGATATAGCTGTTTATTCAACAACAAAAATAATCTCCGGAAACTCATCTGCCCTTGGCGGGTGTGCTGTATTTCGTGCGATTAACGATGGTGATGATAAATTTAAAACTGCAAGGTATAAAGATCTACATAAATTCATAGATAAAATGGGAAAAATGGCTCTTATTCCAAATGCCAAAAAAAGAGCACTTAGAGATTTTGGAATGAGTGCGTCTGCACATGCAAGCTATCAAACTTTACTAGGGCTTGAAACTTTAGCTCTTAGAATGGACAGAGTAGTTAAAAGTGTAGAAATAGTTGCAAGTGCTTTAGACACTGCAGGGCTTAAAATCAACCATCCATCTCTAAAATCTAGTGACCAAAATGCAAAATATAAAGAGTTATTTAAAAATGGATGTGGGACACTTTTAACAATAGATATGTGTACTAAGGAAAAAGCATATGAGTTTTTAAATAAAACAAAACTTGCTACATTAACTGCAAATATAGGTGATAGCCGTACACTTGCACTTCATATGGCATCAACTATTTATAGTGATTTCAACCAAGAACAACGTGAGTTTTTAGGTATAACAGATGGTTTAATAAGAATATCTATAGGGTTAGAAAATCCACAAGACATAATAGATGATTTTATAAAGGCGGCTTTGTAA
- a CDS encoding aspartate carbamoyltransferase catalytic subunit — MRHLTRTDDFTKEEIEQLLEDAKKFSDGKFHRILQDKIIITLFFENSTRTKSSFEIAAKRLGAEIVHLDVAKSSTKKGETLVDTAMNLDSMGPDAIIVRHQNSGVPKILSNHTKASIINAGDGAHAHPTQALLDLYTLKNHFGDLEGKKIAIVGDIKNSRVANSNIELLGRFGMEVILVAPPHFLPKTTLRTTHYLTEIIDEVDAIMSLRTQTERHSSQSYASLKDYASDFCITEELVGDRDIILLHPGPVHRNIDISDAMLEDKRCKVLEQVSNGVLMRMAVLKKLIHDVG; from the coding sequence ATGCGACACTTAACACGTACAGATGATTTTACAAAAGAAGAGATAGAACAACTTTTAGAAGATGCAAAGAAGTTTTCAGACGGGAAGTTTCATAGAATTTTACAAGATAAGATAATAATTACACTGTTTTTTGAAAACTCTACACGTACAAAAAGCTCTTTTGAGATAGCTGCAAAACGTTTAGGAGCTGAGATAGTCCATTTAGATGTTGCTAAAAGTTCTACTAAAAAAGGTGAAACACTTGTTGATACTGCGATGAATTTGGATTCAATGGGGCCTGATGCTATTATAGTAAGGCATCAGAACTCAGGTGTACCTAAGATCCTATCAAACCATACAAAAGCTTCTATAATAAATGCTGGGGATGGTGCACATGCACACCCGACTCAGGCACTACTTGATCTTTACACTTTAAAAAATCATTTTGGAGATCTTGAGGGTAAAAAAATAGCGATTGTAGGAGATATTAAAAACTCACGTGTAGCTAATTCAAATATTGAACTACTTGGACGTTTTGGAATGGAAGTTATTCTTGTAGCACCTCCACATTTTTTACCAAAAACAACTTTAAGAACAACTCACTATTTAACGGAAATCATAGATGAAGTGGATGCTATTATGAGTCTGCGTACCCAAACTGAACGTCACTCTTCTCAAAGTTATGCATCACTGAAAGATTATGCAAGTGATTTTTGTATAACTGAGGAGTTGGTTGGTGATAGAGATATTATACTTCTTCATCCAGGACCTGTGCACAGAAATATTGATATCAGCGATGCTATGCTTGAAGATAAGAGATGTAAAGTACTAGAGCAAGTAAGCAACGGTGTACTTATGCGTATGGCAGTGCTGAAAAAACTTATACATGATGTG
- the bioD gene encoding dethiobiotin synthase — protein sequence MSKRIFITATNTDIGKTYTTKLLLKELASRGLRVGVIKPVETGVIDCKYLDGNDLLKCVKDLNCEFSDLDVEDIVPISYELPAAPYISSGGKKFDFELVDKKVKLLEERCDVLIFEGAGGLLVPVDEDNMVADLIKYYKANALLVTHCSLGCINDTLLSKRLLDEMDIKHTVAFNCREEDDSFKKVSEPYFKKTDFRVLKVSDEIDKICDVLYNL from the coding sequence ATGAGTAAAAGAATATTTATTACTGCAACAAATACAGATATCGGAAAAACTTACACAACAAAACTATTATTAAAAGAATTAGCTAGCCGCGGACTTAGAGTTGGGGTTATAAAACCTGTTGAAACAGGAGTAATTGATTGTAAATATCTTGATGGAAATGATCTTTTAAAATGCGTCAAAGATCTTAACTGTGAATTTAGTGATTTAGATGTTGAAGATATAGTCCCAATTTCCTATGAACTGCCTGCTGCTCCATATATTTCATCAGGTGGAAAAAAATTTGATTTTGAGTTGGTAGATAAAAAAGTCAAACTCTTAGAAGAGCGATGTGATGTTTTGATCTTTGAAGGTGCAGGTGGTCTTTTGGTACCAGTTGACGAAGATAATATGGTAGCTGATCTAATCAAATATTATAAAGCAAATGCATTGTTGGTTACTCACTGTTCACTTGGTTGTATAAACGATACTCTCTTGTCAAAACGTTTATTAGATGAGATGGATATAAAGCATACAGTTGCATTTAATTGTAGAGAAGAAGATGATAGTTTTAAGAAAGTTAGTGAACCGTACTTTAAAAAAACAGACTTTAGGGTTTTAAAAGTATCTGATGAGATAGACAAAATTTGTGATGTATTGTATAATTTGTAA
- a CDS encoding ATP-dependent Clp protease adaptor ClpS, protein MGTQIEHELSEEVEIKFPKKYKVLILNDDYTSMEFVIDILMSVFHKTFEQAEAIMLDVHKKDKGICGVYTYEIAETKVLTVHKRAKESGFPLKCIIEEE, encoded by the coding sequence ATGGGAACACAAATTGAACATGAATTATCAGAGGAAGTTGAGATTAAATTTCCTAAAAAGTATAAAGTTTTAATACTAAATGATGATTATACATCTATGGAGTTTGTAATAGATATTTTAATGAGTGTATTTCACAAAACATTCGAACAAGCAGAAGCAATTATGCTGGATGTTCACAAAAAAGACAAAGGCATATGTGGTGTTTACACTTATGAAATAGCTGAAACAAAGGTATTAACTGTACATAAACGTGCGAAAGAGAGTGGTTTTCCACTTAAATGTATCATAGAGGAGGAATAA